CACCGGCCTTACAGCAGTAATCTCGATTCTATCTGAGAATGGAGGTTTGGCTATGACTATTCTATAACTTCTAAGTTGGACAATGGTTGCTCCTGGCTCATCAAGCTCTATAAAGCTCTCTGGATCTCTCCTTGCCCTCTCCACTATGTCATCAGCTATTTCCTCCAGCTCCTCCTCGGTTAGTGGTTTGTCCCTTATCGGAACCAGTCTCCATTCTCCTGGCCTTCCCTTCTTTGCTAAGGGCTTAACTCCTGCCTTTAGGTGAACACTCATGGTTTCCTCGTCGAAAAAGTCCTCCAACCTGGTCTTCGGCTCCCTTCTGCTCTCGAGGTATATTACCTCTATCCCTTTGGCTATCGCTATATCCCTCTGAACTTGGTCTCCTGTTATTAGTATAGCATTCAATTCTCTGGCAACTTCTCTCACCAGGTGATCGATTTCTCCGGCCTTCGCTCTTCTTATCTGCCATAGCTCAGGCCTCTCGCCATAGAACTCGAGCAGTATCTTGCCCTTGTCTGCCATTTCTCTAAGCTTCTTAAGTTCCTCGAGCCCGGTATGTCCTATTGCCTTTCCTTCGTTAGCTTGGTGTTCTATTTCAGCAACGACAGCTTCGGGCACTACAACCTTTACTTTTTCTTTTACTCGCTTTAGATATTGGGTGAGCCTGCCATCTACAATCACACTCGTATCTGGAACTATCACTCTCACCTCTCTCACCTCAGCCAAAGGTGAAGTGGCTACTTTATTAGGGTTTCCTCAGAAAACTTTTAAATACCAAAGGTTATTAAAAGCTCGGAGGTGATAAGTAATGACGCTGGTGGAGACCGTAAGGAAAATCAAAGAGGCAGAGAAAGAGGCATTGAAGGACTACAAGGATCTCCTGAAAGAGCTTAAGAGGCCAGAAAATGCTGAGCTTAAGAGAGTTGTACTTAGACTTGCGGTTGATAAGATATTCCATAAGGAGCTTATGGAGGCTATTGAAAGGGCATATAAGGAGGCCTCAGCACTCTTAAAGGAGCATTTAGAGCCGTTTTATCCAGAGCTTGAGCCAATAAGAGAGTCTGTGATGGAGCTAGATCAAGGACTGGCCTTACTCCCAGGAGTGCCTTCCCTGCTACTACCATTAGACTTTGGAAAAGTCGGTTATAGAATACCACCCGAAGAAGTGCTGGAGGAGTTAGTAAAATCGTTCCCAGAAGTCTCTATAATACCCCAAGAGAAGTTAGATAATATAATTGAAAAGTTAGATGATGCCATTGAAATGGAAAAGGAAATGCAGGACGGGTACAGGGAGCTGGAAAGCAAGGCAAAGCATCCTGTAATTAAGGAATTATCAAAAGCAATCCTCCATAATGAAGATCAACACACCGCAATTCTAACCAAGATCGTTGGCAGGTTTAGGGGATAATGTAATTTCTCATCTCATTTTTAGTAAAGTTTTTTAACTTAAACCTAAATCCTCAAGTTAGTATGAAGATTAGGAGTGGCCTTAAAACTCTTGATCAAATATTGGGAGGTGGATTTGAAAAAACGCACAATGTTGCAATAGTTGGAGGTATTGATAATGACCATGTGTTACTTCTTCATCAATTAGTTATGTCATTTTTGTCACAGGGATATAAAATCCTCCTTATAGAGTTTAGACAAGATGTTAATTCACTAATCAAATGGTTAGAACCGTATGGGATGAACTACACCAAGTTCATTAAAGAAGGAAAATTAAAAATACTAGATGGATTCTCAAATCTATATTCCCCAACTCACGTAGCTGGGGCTAATATCTTGCCAAACCCGATGGATCTTAGCATAACAACGGCAATAGTCAGGGAGAGCGTTGTTAAGGAAGCTTATGATTTTGTCGTGATAGACGATCTAACCTCATTATACACCCTCCAAACTGATCAGAGGGCGTATATAAGGGTTGTAGTGAGGCTTGTTAACTCAATTAAGAGATTCGGGGCTTCAACATTAGCCTCATTGAACTCCGACGTTTTATCCACTCAGGATCTTTCAATGTTGCTAATACCCTTCGAGTACGTCTTGGAAGCAAAAAATGGAACGATTACAATAAGAAGATCCTTTTTGCCCTTAAAAATAAATCAGACCTCAATTCCATACATTAGGGGCAATACTGGCATAATGCTTGCTCAGGACTCATTTAAAAGCGTTGACAAGGTCAAAGAATCCCTAATATTGGACAACACTGGAGCCTTAATAATGGGCGGTGTGAGGGTTCAGATAATAGAAGAATACTCAGAATCCGCCCTAATAGAGTTTATATATCAGTTTTTAGGTCCTGAACGTGGGAAAGAGTTTTTATATAGGTGGGGGAAGTATGAAATGACTACCCTTCCTCTCGACCAAGATACTATTAAGAACCTCCCCAGGATAGAAGCGATAAAGAGAATTCTTGAAGATAGTTTTGAATTTACGAAGGCTACGGGAGGAGGGCTCTTAAGAATACTCGACCTATCGGAGGATAGAATAGTAATTGAAGGGAAGAACTTGTTCCCCAGCTTAAGGAACTTTCCATATCCTGCTCATTTAAACTACGTAGGGGCCCTTACCAAACTAATAGAAAGGCTTACGGGGGAAATTTGGGAAGGTGAAGAAGTAGAATGTGAGAGTCAAGGGCATAGAAGGTGCCTATTTGTTATTAAGAGGCTATCTAAGGGTAGCATTAAAGGGAACCTTGAGGATTCCAAAAAGTGAGTTGGCGTATAATCCCCCTGTTGCCCACCACGTCAATTCTCTTGTTTTATTTTCGAGTAATACCCTAACGAATTCCGTTGGGACGTTCGAGTAATATATCGTAAAGTTAATGGGTATTGTCACTTTCTCCCCTGGGGTTAATGTCATGGTCCTGTTAAGGCTGTATTCCCCTATGTATATGTCCTCAGCATAGAGTTCAATCTTAATACCATCTATCGAAACTTTCTTACTTGTTGGGTTAAGAACTTCAACAATTGCAACTATCCTAGCACTATCTGTGTCAACGTGTGACACGTACACGTTAACTAAGCTAACTTCACAGTCATTAACGGGACCTAACGCAATGTATCTGAATATGAAGTAACCAAAGTTGGCAAGTGGAACAGAGATCAGCAAGAGTATTAAAATTGTAACACTACGTCTCATGCTCCTCCACCTTTAATCTAAGCCCCGTATGTTCCTGCTTTATCCTCTCAACGATATTCAATATGGAATCTGTAACTTCTTTTAGTTTGTTTGCAAGACTTTCCAACTCTTTTACTACCTCTTCAAAAGTCCTCTCCATCTCTTCTACTTCTTCCATCGCTAATGCTAACTTTTCTTCCTCTTCTCTCCTGTAAACTTCTATTTGAAGGGTTTCAGGATACCACTTTATTTTTTCATCCTCAATGTCAAAATCTAGAGACACCCTTACTACGTCTTCTTTCTTAACGTTTAGCTCTTGAAGTTTTCCAAAAATGTATCTGTTAATTTCTGCACTAACTCTCACAACTTCTTCTGGGGGCACCTTTCCTCGGGTGGCTGCAAAAAGGACTTTCCTAACTTTGTTAGCATAACCGCTCGCTCTTACAAATCCCGTTAATAACTTGGGCATGAACCTCACCGTATTATTTTTAGATTTTGGGATATAAATTCTTGTTGGTGTTTTCGCAATGAACATCCTTATCTTCGGCCCCCCAGGAAGTGGTAAGTCCACACAAGCCAGAAAAATAACTGAAAGGTATAACCTCACTTATATTGCTTCGGGCGACATAATAAGGGCAGAGATCGAGGCAAGAACTCCCCTTGGGAAGGAAATGGAAATGTATCTCTCCAGAGGTGACCTCATCCCAGACACTATAGTCAATACACTGATAATATCCAAGCTAAGGAGAGTAAGGGAGAATTTCATTATGGATGGATATCCTAGGACGCCAGAGCAGGTCATAGCCCTTGAAAATTACTTATATGACCATGGGATAAAGATAGATGTGGCAATAGACATCTACATCACGAAAGAGGAAAGCATTAGGAGGATTTCGGGAAGGAGGATCTGTAAGAACTGTGGGGCAGTCTATCACGTAGAGTTTAACCCCCCAAAGATCCCTGGGAAGTGCGATATATGTGGAGGAGAGCTAATTCAGAGGAAAGATGATCGGCCCGAAATCATCGGCAAAAGGTATGACATATACTCAAGAAATATGAAGCCAATTATAAAGTTCTATCAGAAGCAGGGAATCTATGTAAAAATTGATGGGCACGGAAGCATAAATGAAGTTTGGGAAAGGATAAGGCCTTTACTGGATTACATTTATAACCAAGAGAAGCGGCGATGATTTGACTCCGGAAAATCTGATCGATGATGAAGTCCAGCCCGAATGAGCCGAGGTGAGATGATGTTCAGGTTCGAAATTAAAGCTAGAGACGCCGCTGGAAGGATAGCGAAGCTTGAGGTTAACGGGAAGAAGATAGAGACTCCAGCAATAATGCCCGTGGTGAACCCAAAGCAAATGATCGTTGAGCCCAAAGAACTTGAGAAAATGGGTTTCAAGATAATAATAACGAATTCCTACATTATATATAAGGATCCAAAGTTAAGGGAAGAAGCCCTAGAAAAAGGAATACATAAGTTGCTAAATTATGATGGCATCGTTGAAGTTGACTCAGGCTCGTTCCAGCTCATGAGGTATGGAAAAGTTGAGGTCACAAACAGAGAGATCATAGAGTTCCAGCATAAGATAGGAGTCGACATAGGAACTTTTCTTGATATTCCAACCCCTCCAGACACGCCCAGGAAGCAGGCGGAAGAAGATCTAAGAGTAACACTAGAGAGGGCGAGGGAAGCGGAGGAGATAAAGGAGATACCAATGAACGCTACTATTCAAGGTTCAACGTACACCGACTTAAGGAGGTACGCCGCGAGGGTTCTAAGCGGGATGAATTTTGAGATACACCCCATAGGAGCCGTTGTGCCCCTTCTCGAATCTTACAGGTTTAAAGAACTCGTTGACGTAGTGATATCATCAAAGATAGGCCTCAGGCCTGATAGGCCAGTGCACCTGTTTGGAGCTGGACATCCTATAATCTTTGCTCTCGCAGTTGCTATGGGTATTGATCTATTTGATTCGGCAAGCTATGCCCTTTATGCAAAGGACGACAGATATCTAACCCCCCAGGGAACGAAGAGGCTTGATGAGCTTGAATACTTCCCATGCTCCTGTCCGGTCTGCTCTAAGCACACTCCCCAGGAACTGAGGGAGATGCCTAAGGAGGAAAGGACAAGATTGCTAGCACTACACAACCTGTGGGTCATAAGGGAAGAAATGGGAAGGGTGAAGCAGGCAATAAAAGAGGGAGAGCTGTGGAGGCTTGTTGATGAAAGGGCTAGGGCCCATCCAAAGCTATATGTTGCATACAAGAGATTACTTGAGCACTATTCATATCTCGAGGAGTTTGAGCCAATAACAAAGAAATCGGCATTCTTCAAGATCAGTCAGGAAAGTCTCAACTGGCCAATAGTTAGGAGGGCGAAGGAGAGAGCAGAAAGAGTGAAGAAAAAATTCAAGGAAACGATAAAGCATCCAATATTTAGTGAAATCCCGAAGTACCTTAGCCTCACATATCCCTTCGCTCAGAGTGAGGCTGAAGAAGATTTTGAAATCGTAAAGCCGACAAAGGAGAATGCGCTGGACTACATAAAGGCGATAGCCGAGTACCAGTTCGGAGAGAACGCCTCTAAAGCGTTTGAAGGGGCACAAGTTGAGCTAGCGAGGACGGGAATGCCAAGGCAGGTGAAGCTAAACGGGAAGAGATTAGCAACGGTTAGGGCGGATGATGGGCTACTAACGTTGGGAATAGAGGGGGCAAAGAGATTGCACTCAGTACTTCCATACCCCAGGATGAGGGTAGTCGTTAACGAGGAGGCCGAGCCATTTGCAAGAAAAGGTAAGGACGTCTTTGCAAAGTTCGTTATTTTTGCGGATCCTGGGATAAGGCCCTATGATGAAGTGCTGGTCGTAAACGAGAGGGATGAATTATTGGCCACAGGTCAAGCTCTCCTTTCCGGAAGAGAGATGATAGTTTTCCAAACCGGAAGGGCCGTTAGGGTTAGGAAAGGGGTGGAAGGATGACCAAAACCTTATTACCAAATCAAAAATAATAGGAGGCGGTGAGAAAGTATGGATCTTAACTTAATGGGAATAACCGGTGATGTTGGGGTTGGGGCTATAGTTGGATTCATAGTTGGGTATGCACTCAAAAAGTTCATGAAGATAGTTATGGCCCTAATTGGAGCGTACGTCTTAAGCCTCTTCTGGCTACAGCAGAAGGGAGTCATAACGATAAATACTGATGCATTATTCAATCTGACAAAGCAGGCCGCTCAAACGACTTTAAGCCTCGCAGATAAAGCCATGGGGATACTTCCTGGGAGCACTGCCTTCATCGCAGGGTTTTACCTCGGGTTTAAAAAGGGTTAAATTAGGGGCTCTCCCTTCATATCTCCCCTCTTTTGAGCCCCAAAGAATTTCAAAACCGTAGGGGCTATATCGTAGAGGCTCGCCTCATCTCTCTTTACCTCCAGACCCCAAATTATCAGTGGAACTTCCTTTACCTTCTCGTTTAATGAACCATGCATGCCTTTAACCCAATAACTTGTTCCCTTAATCCCCCTGCACTCTATGTGATGGCAGAACCAGTAGCCTTCCCTTGCGGAAACTATCAAGTCCCCGCTAACGGGAACGTCAAGGTAGGGAAGATCTTCCCTAAAGAAAACAGCTTTAACCCCTGGGGCCCTCTTTAGAAGTTGATAAGCTTCTTCGCGCTCTTCCGGGTTCTTAAGGTAGACATGAACGCCTCCACCGGATGAAACCCTAAGGACGCCAATTCCATTGTTTCTCAAGTACTCCTTTAGGTTAACCCAGGTATGAACTTCCTCCTGCCCGTGGTCCGCGAATATTATGAATGCATATTCCTCCTTCAGCCTCTCCCAGAGGGTTCTAACGGCTGAATCGACGATCTCAACGGCTTTGAGGGCCTCCTTGCTTTCCGGCCCGTAGTCGTGTTGCATCCCATCTATCGAGGCAAAGTGTACTAATAGTAGATCCGGCTTGCACTCCTCGTAGAGGTAGAGAGCGGAGTTCAGAACCCACACATCCTTCTTCCAATCCCTTCCATGCCTTCTATAAAGCTCATCCTCAGCAAAGAAGGGTGGGAAGATTCTGACATCAACGTTGCTGAAGGGAGGCATTGTGTAGCCAGAAACACTCGCTACTCTCACTCCCTTCTGCCTTAGCAGATCCTGAATTAGAGGAGCTTTTATAACCTTATGGGGATTAAATGCGACTTCATAATCGTAAAACTTAACTCTAACACCGCTTAACCTGTCATAATAACCGTTCTCAACTACCCAATGAACCCTAGGCTCAACGCCTGTCATTACGGTGGTGTGAACTAAATCCGTGAGCGTGGGAAATATCGATTCTACCTCAAAAAAGTAGCCCTCCTCGGCGAGTTCACTCAAGAAGGGCATGTGCTTGAGGTTATATAGCCCGTTTCCGTCAAGACTTATCAGGGCAAGCTTCATGCTTTCACCTCAGCCGGTAGGTGGCTCATCACACTTCAGCCGGGAGTAGTTCATCATCGTCGGTGACCTTTTTAGCCCTTGATTTCATAAACTTAACCGATGGGAGCAAGGGAGGCACTGCCAAAGTACTTCGCTATCCTTGAAGGTGAAGATATTCCGAACTTCCTCTTGGTAAGAAAGGTTGA
This genomic interval from Pyrococcus kukulkanii contains the following:
- a CDS encoding alkaline phosphatase family protein — protein: MKLALISLDGNGLYNLKHMPFLSELAEEGYFFEVESIFPTLTDLVHTTVMTGVEPRVHWVVENGYYDRLSGVRVKFYDYEVAFNPHKVIKAPLIQDLLRQKGVRVASVSGYTMPPFSNVDVRIFPPFFAEDELYRRHGRDWKKDVWVLNSALYLYEECKPDLLLVHFASIDGMQHDYGPESKEALKAVEIVDSAVRTLWERLKEEYAFIIFADHGQEEVHTWVNLKEYLRNNGIGVLRVSSGGGVHVYLKNPEEREEAYQLLKRAPGVKAVFFREDLPYLDVPVSGDLIVSAREGYWFCHHIECRGIKGTSYWVKGMHGSLNEKVKEVPLIIWGLEVKRDEASLYDIAPTVLKFFGAQKRGDMKGEPLI
- the tgtA gene encoding tRNA guanosine(15) transglycosylase TgtA, which gives rise to MSRGEMMFRFEIKARDAAGRIAKLEVNGKKIETPAIMPVVNPKQMIVEPKELEKMGFKIIITNSYIIYKDPKLREEALEKGIHKLLNYDGIVEVDSGSFQLMRYGKVEVTNREIIEFQHKIGVDIGTFLDIPTPPDTPRKQAEEDLRVTLERAREAEEIKEIPMNATIQGSTYTDLRRYAARVLSGMNFEIHPIGAVVPLLESYRFKELVDVVISSKIGLRPDRPVHLFGAGHPIIFALAVAMGIDLFDSASYALYAKDDRYLTPQGTKRLDELEYFPCSCPVCSKHTPQELREMPKEERTRLLALHNLWVIREEMGRVKQAIKEGELWRLVDERARAHPKLYVAYKRLLEHYSYLEEFEPITKKSAFFKISQESLNWPIVRRAKERAERVKKKFKETIKHPIFSEIPKYLSLTYPFAQSEAEEDFEIVKPTKENALDYIKAIAEYQFGENASKAFEGAQVELARTGMPRQVKLNGKRLATVRADDGLLTLGIEGAKRLHSVLPYPRMRVVVNEEAEPFARKGKDVFAKFVIFADPGIRPYDEVLVVNERDELLATGQALLSGREMIVFQTGRAVRVRKGVEG
- a CDS encoding single- stranded DNA-binding family protein, which translates into the protein MPKLLTGFVRASGYANKVRKVLFAATRGKVPPEEVVRVSAEINRYIFGKLQELNVKKEDVVRVSLDFDIEDEKIKWYPETLQIEVYRREEEEKLALAMEEVEEMERTFEEVVKELESLANKLKEVTDSILNIVERIKQEHTGLRLKVEEHET
- a CDS encoding LEA type 2 family protein, which encodes MRRSVTILILLLISVPLANFGYFIFRYIALGPVNDCEVSLVNVYVSHVDTDSARIVAIVEVLNPTSKKVSIDGIKIELYAEDIYIGEYSLNRTMTLTPGEKVTIPINFTIYYSNVPTEFVRVLLENKTRELTWWATGGLYANSLFGILKVPFNATLR
- a CDS encoding adenylate kinase translates to MNILIFGPPGSGKSTQARKITERYNLTYIASGDIIRAEIEARTPLGKEMEMYLSRGDLIPDTIVNTLIISKLRRVRENFIMDGYPRTPEQVIALENYLYDHGIKIDVAIDIYITKEESIRRISGRRICKNCGAVYHVEFNPPKIPGKCDICGGELIQRKDDRPEIIGKRYDIYSRNMKPIIKFYQKQGIYVKIDGHGSINEVWERIRPLLDYIYNQEKRR
- a CDS encoding ferritin family protein; this translates as MTLVETVRKIKEAEKEALKDYKDLLKELKRPENAELKRVVLRLAVDKIFHKELMEAIERAYKEASALLKEHLEPFYPELEPIRESVMELDQGLALLPGVPSLLLPLDFGKVGYRIPPEEVLEELVKSFPEVSIIPQEKLDNIIEKLDDAIEMEKEMQDGYRELESKAKHPVIKELSKAILHNEDQHTAILTKIVGRFRG
- a CDS encoding FUN14 domain-containing protein → MDLNLMGITGDVGVGAIVGFIVGYALKKFMKIVMALIGAYVLSLFWLQQKGVITINTDALFNLTKQAAQTTLSLADKAMGILPGSTAFIAGFYLGFKKG
- a CDS encoding ATPase domain-containing protein, giving the protein MKIRSGLKTLDQILGGGFEKTHNVAIVGGIDNDHVLLLHQLVMSFLSQGYKILLIEFRQDVNSLIKWLEPYGMNYTKFIKEGKLKILDGFSNLYSPTHVAGANILPNPMDLSITTAIVRESVVKEAYDFVVIDDLTSLYTLQTDQRAYIRVVVRLVNSIKRFGASTLASLNSDVLSTQDLSMLLIPFEYVLEAKNGTITIRRSFLPLKINQTSIPYIRGNTGIMLAQDSFKSVDKVKESLILDNTGALIMGGVRVQIIEEYSESALIEFIYQFLGPERGKEFLYRWGKYEMTTLPLDQDTIKNLPRIEAIKRILEDSFEFTKATGGGLLRILDLSEDRIVIEGKNLFPSLRNFPYPAHLNYVGALTKLIERLTGEIWEGEEVECESQGHRRCLFVIKRLSKGSIKGNLEDSKK